CATGGGATTACTGTACTCGAAAAAGATTTGCATTCCAAAGAGAATGAGTTCTAAGAAATATTAAGTTGCTTTCGATGTTAAAAGAGCAATTTCTTTCAATGACATTCGAATGGTatgacaattagagattagactgtacagaaaAAGAAATCCAAAGATAACGCTAATGCACACTAAATACACTCACGCAATGTTGATGTTGGTAACAATTTGAGAACAAAGTATCGTAATAGTAGTAACAATACTATGCATTATACCGAGCCAAGAGGAAAAGAAAACATCATGCAAATTTTACTGAAAACAGAAACACATAATTTTACAGCCCTGACttataaaatatagtaaattaatatatatagttTGATAATTGAATATTGGTATATACAATGTATACACCAATATTCAATTGGTGCCtgcaatgtttaaatataataattggatgataaaataatacaaatataaatggaCGATGAATTTACCTAATTCAAATGAATGCATCAGGATCTTCAGATTTCTGATATAATGTCAGGATTTACAACCTCTTCCTtttacatttctctctctctttttttttttttttttatttattacttttatagtgatttactgaaaaacaaacttttgaaacttttattttagacctGATAGAAGAGTACGAGGAGACTGAAGAACTGATGGAAGAAGGGGAGATGCATCAGGTCAAAACTGAAGAAACATCCCGGAGTCCCTCATTGAAAAACGACAATATATGTTTCacttgccctcagtgtggaaagggtttCTCATTCAAGCAAAATCTTGACCTTCACATAAAATTGCATAATGGAGGGAagccgtacacatgtgatcagtgtgagaaGATTTTCACTATAAAAACAAACCTGATTGAACATGTGAAAATCCACACTGCAGAGAAGCCACACatatgtgatcagtgtgggaagagcttTTCACAAAAAGGAAACCTTAACGaacacatgaaaatccacactggCGAGAGGCCATTCCcatgtgatcagtgtgagaaGAGATTCACACATAAAGGAAACCTTAATGAACACCtgaaaatccacactggagagaagccatatgcatgtgatcagtgcgggaagagttttgcaCATAAAACAAACTTTAATGACCACATGacgatccacactggagagaaaccacacacttgtgctcagtgtgggaagagttacGCACGAAAAGGAGCCCTTAATGATCACATGAAGATCCACACCGGAGTGAATCTGCACacgtgtgatcagtgcgggaagagtttcagaaAATCAGGGGTTTTTAAAGTACATCTACTTACTCATTCTAGAGAAAGACGGTACAATTGTGACCAATGCGGTAAAAGTTTTTTTAGAGCAGATTTCTTGAAGGACCACCTGAAAGTTCATACAAAGGAGAGGCCTCACATATGTTccttgtgtggaaagagtttcagacaGACGAGTGCATTAAAGAGACATCAGAAAAGACACAGTGGTGTGAAGGATCATGCTTGCTCTGAATGTGGGAAGGCTTTTTTTACAGATAGTGCACTGAAAGTGCATCAGTCAGTTCACACTCGAGAAacaccttataagtgttcacactgtgacaagagctTTAAACGCTCAGAATATCTGAAAAtacacgagaggatccacactggagagagaccTTATCACTGCCCTtcatgtgggaagagtttcactcATTTATCGTCTCTAATCGGgcataaaaaaaagtgcatgtcTGAAATTACAAGCAGTAGTTCGAGTTGAACTGTAAGACTGCATCAAACAATTGTTGATTATTGATTAATCCAAGGTGGTTAGATCAATGAATCAACTGATTGTTGATTATTTTAgagcttaataattattaaatattttattattttaataattttattattattattttgtcattgttcatgcttttatattttatattgcttaTTCTTTTACTTATTTCCTTGCGATGCTTGCTATTGTTGTTTAATCTTATGAATATGGTTGATAAGAGATTAGAGAATGTCATTGTTTCAAGGTTTTTAATATTGTGAAGCAGTgctttttccattgtttttgctTTGGTATAATAGGACTTGTTGGATTTGTACTGGCCAGACTAAGTCTGAGTTGTATACAATTGCATTCTGATGAAGTCTTGAGCATTGAAACATACGCAACTAAGATTATTCAATAAATTGTGGTCTTTGTTATAATCATAATTTTGTCTTCTGCTTCTGCTCTTGCCTGTCTTTCTCAGTCAAATTTCAGGCTGAAAGAAGACTGTTAACAGAGTTTTGGGCTATTTCTGTTGACAGGTTTTACTTATTCTGAcatcatattttaaatgattaatcattaaattaactgttttgtcCCCTTCAGTTAATCTCTTACCACATCAATTCACCTGGAGTGAAGTTCCCCACACAGCAGATCACCTGTACTAAAGCTCCTCCCAAGGCAGATCTCCCTAGAGTGAAGCTCCTCCCGCAACAGATCACCTaaagtgaagctcctcccacagcaGATCTCCTGGAGTGAAGCTCCTCCTGCAACAGATCACCTAGAGTGAAGCTCCTCCCGCAACAGATCTCCTAGAGTGAAGCTCCTCCCGCAACAGATCACCTaaagtgaagctcctcccacagcaTATCTCCTGGAGTGAAGCTCCTCCCGCAACAGATCACCTGGAGTGAAGCTCCTCCCGCGGAGTGAAGCTCCTCCCGCAGCAGATCACCTGGAGTGAAGCTCCTCCCGCAACAGATCACCTGGAGTGGAGCTCCTCCCGCAGCAGATCACCTGGAGTGGAGCTCCTCCCGCAGCAGATCACCTGGAGTGAAGCTCCTCCCGCAACAGATCACCTGGAGTGAAGCTCCTCCCGCAGAGTGAAGCTCCTCCCGCAGCAGATCACCTGGAGTGAAGCTCCTCCCGCAACAAATCACCTAGAGTGAAGCTCCTCCCGCAACAGATCACCTGGAATGAAGCGCCTCCCGCAACGGATCTCCTGGAGTGAAGCTCCTCCCGCAGCAGATCACCtggagtgaagctcctcccacagcaGATCACCTGGAGTGAAGCTCCTCCCGCAGCAGATCACCTGGAGTGGAGCCCCTCCCGCAGCAGATCACCTGGAGTGAAGCTCCTCCCCCTGGAGTGAAGCTCCTCCCGCAGCAGATCACCTGGAGTGAAGCTCCTCCCGCAACAAATCACCTAGAGTGAAGCTCCTCCCGCAGCAGATCACCTGGGGTGAAGCTCCTCCCGCGGAGTGAAGCTCCTCCCGCAGCAGATCACCTGGAGTGAAGCTCCTCCTGCAACAGATCACCTGGAGTGAAGCTCCTCCCGCAGCAGATCAACTAGAGTGAAGCTCCTCCCGCAACAGATCAACtagagtgaagctcctcccacaacagaTCAACTAGAGTGAAGCTCCTCCCGCAACAGATCAACtagagtgaagctcctcccacaacagaTCACCTGGAGTGAAGCTTATTTCCATAAGCCTACAAGTGAAGAAAATGGAGTTCATGAAAGAACGTGTTACCAAGAAGCCTGAATAATGGAACAAGAGGATGATGAAGAACAGAGAGATTTGTGTTTAATCCTGCTTTTTCATTAAAGACAACTTTGGGAACATTAAGTTGAAGGTcataatattttaatcatatttagttGTTATAAAAGAGCCTAAAACTGAAatcttttaatgtttgttttcaaaatatttaagtggttcattttgtttttgcaaCTATGTTactaaactttgtcagtttaactgttttctatcaaaatgtattaaataatctTGTAAACAGGATTGCAAATTTTATCATAAATTAGGCAAattctaataaattaaatttctCTTGAATTATGGAAGTTAATCTaaattatataaaagttattttcttaCAATAACCTTGGAAGCAGCACTGAGGAATCCATCCAACACTACAATTTgtatcgattaaaaaaaaaaaaaaaagttctcactACATGTGACTTGtgttcataaatataaaaaattatatttagaatataattCTTGGAAAATTCCAGGGAAATATAATTGATTTATTGATAAACAAGTCATAATCGCAACTGATCacgatgattaaaaaaaaatgattccagTGAAATTTCAATAATAGTGTATAATAGGCTCTTAGGGAAAGGAAGAGGTTTAAtgagggacttttattttgatacttTGAAGAGTGTAGTTTCCGGTGCATCCCGTTggagttattattgttattgtgtgcAGCTGCTTGCTGTTTCTTCCTACAGTTCCTGGAATTTGGATGCTCGTTGGTGTTTTTGTGTACAGAGTGTTAGTACATTACAAaacagtacgttttttttttcgatatatatatatgttttcaacCATGCTTGAAGTGTATCATTTAACTTTGTACGTTTGGTATGAAATGCACGGACATGTAGCTATTCACGTGTGTTCGCTTGATAGAGAATCAAGATGTGCAACGCAATTAAGGAGAAATACAGAGCTAGATGTTACAGGTTACCGGTTTATCATCTGCAGAAAGGTTAACCAGTTGTATTTCCCCATTTGATGGTGTTAATTGGGAAATTGCATTGTTTGTGAACGCACCTGTGATCAGACTAATGGTTATATTGTCTTCAGTTGCACATCCTGTGCATATTTAGAGCCAGAGCATTTCCACTCTATCAAATAGGCTTCAATACACATCTGATTGTCTCCCGTTTTGTCACAGAAAGTGCCTAAAGAGCACAACTTTAAAAAAGAGGAAAGGGACATGAGCACGATTAAAAACAAAAGTCAAAATGAGAAATGGAAagcaacacaaaaatatttttccctcttgattatcaattttttttcaaaaagcgAAATTGGAAATCAATTTCcattaattgcacagccttaaattctaaattaataattatatcgCATTGCAGTTGTCTGCTGCTACATTTATGCTCTCTTTTATGtccatcaatttaaaaaaaattctctttgataattattttactgtaaattactccCCTGTGACCAAACATACTGAGAACAAGGCGTTTGGAAAATTGAAGGAtggaatttattttctttattaacctCTAGAGTGACCAAAGTGACGCAtctttttactttcatttcagaCCTGTTGGAAGTGAATTAGGGGAGTGAAGACATGAGTGAATCGGAGGAGAAACATCGTCAAGTCCAAACTGGAGAAAAATCTTCTTCCTCGCAAACTGAAAGTAAATCATTGCTGACAAGAGGGGCACAAATATATTTCATCTGCCCCCAGTGTGGAAGATGTTTCCTACACAAACAAGGTCTTAGACTTCATAtaagagttcacactggagagaaaccgtacacatgTGCTCAGTGTGACAAGAGTTTCAAACGAAAAGGAAACCTTAACGATCACGTGAAAATCCACAGCGGAGAGAAGCCGCACACGTGCGATCATTGTGGGAAGAGCTTTTCACTTAAACAAAACCTTAAGGTGCACCTCAgagtccacactggagagaaaccacacGTTTGTGTTCAATGCGGGAAGAGCTTTTCAGGGAAATATTTACTCAATGATCACATTAAAATCCACACGGGCGAGAATCCATatgcatgtgatcagtgcggaaaGAGGTTCACGTATAAATCAAACTTTAACCACCACATGacgatccacactggagagaaaccacacacttgtgctcagtgtgggaagagttacGCACGAAAAGGAGCCCTCAATGATCACATGAAGATCCACACCGGAGTGAATCTGCACacgtgtgatcagtgcgggaagagtttcagaaAATCAGgggtttttaaaaaacacatgcTTACTCATTCTAGAAAAAGACTGTATAATTGTGACCAATGCGGTAAAAGTTTTTTTAGGGCGGATTTCCTGAAGAACCACTTGAAGGTTCATACAACGGAGAAGCCTTATGTATGTTccttgtgtggaaagagtttcagacaCACGAGTGCATTAAAGATACACCAGAAGAGACACAGCGCTGTGAAGGATCATGCTTGCTCTGAATGTGGGAAGGCTTTTTCTACAATTGGTGACCTGAAAGTGCATCAGTCAGTTCACACTCCAGAAacaccttataagtgttcacactgtgacaagagctTCAAACGCTCAGAATATCTGAGAAaacacgagaggatccacactggagagagaccGTATCACTGCATTcggtgtgggaagagtttcactcATTTATCATCTCTAATCCGtcataaaaaagaaatgcatgtcTGAAATTACAAAAACCTTTAGTTTGAGTTCTGGTCCTGTACTCTGGAACAATTGTTGATAACCGATTAATCAAAGGTTGTTCGAACAATTTATCCACTGATTGTTAATTATGGTTTGTAAGAGATTAGAGAATGTCTTCGTTTCACTGTTTTTAATAATGTTGCAGGAAAATGTTGTGAAGCAGTACTTTTCTATTGTTTTTGCTTTGGTATAATAACAATATCAGAAAACAGCTGGAAGTGGACGCATTGAGTAACCAGCTGAGAATGAACAGACAGAGATTAGACGTGATGGAAGAGGACGAGGATGATCTGAGTGAAGCGGAGCTGAAACATCATGCCAAAACTGGTCATACGAGTCTCTTAAAGTGGAATCTCCTAAACAAACAAAGTCTTAAAATTCTCATGAGAGTTCATAGTGGAGATGTAAGAGGCATTTCACATAGAAAAGAAACCTTATTGGACACATGAGGATCCACATTGGAGAGAAGCCATATACAGTGGCATGCAAAGGTTTGGGAACCCCTaccagaatctgtgaaaatgtgaataattttaacagaaataagagagatcagactaaatgcatattttttctatttagtactgtcccgagtaagatattgtacataaaagatgtttacatttagtccacaacacaaaaaaattgctgaaatgattaaattaaccccattcaaatgtttgtgaaCCCAAatgttcttagtactgtgtgtggtcacctgatgatccttgactgtctttctgttttgtgatggttgtgcataagtcccttgtttgttctgaacagttaaactgagcagcattcttcagaaaaatctttaaagggggatgaaatgctcgtattcactcaatatcctgttaatcttgagtacctatagagtagtactgcatccttcataactccaaaaagtctttagttttattatattcataagagaaagatagtctgtaccgatttttcccggaaaaacacgaccggctggaggcgtgactatgggcggagctaaagaatcacgagtaagcttttgcattgagagcgtttagAATCTGACATtacagtgaggaaaaaaacatccaaaacaaaccatggcttacagtcagattatgctgtttatttatgatccagaatcagatccagaggctgaaactgaacgagagcagcagcagcaacgactcgttccgagcagggctcgaacccgggtctccgatgggacgcactaacaaggaggcagagatattttaagcagttttactcacaggctgcggttccaacacacgatcgtgaccctttttcattgggattgcatcatccttaagaaataaacgatacgcaaatccgtcgtcaaactgggcaaggaaattctgctccatcaaacgtcacacagagccatactcggaaaaaaaattacaaaacttgtgacaaaccggaaggagtatttttggaacagaacaaacgtacaacttaatttttgaaactttgtccatgtttagcatgggaatccaactctttaacagtgtaaaaaactcagtatgcatgaagtagcattccccccccccccccccccccttaaggtcctgcagattcttcagttttccagcatctttgaatatttgaaccctttccagcagtgactgtatgagtTTGAGAtccatcttatcacactgaggacaattgagggactcaaacacaaatatataaaaagattcaaacgttcagtgatgctccagaaggaaaagaTGCATTAAGATctgggggggtgaaaactttttgaacacgatgaagattgaaatattgaaatattccatttagttctgccctttgtaagctacagaagatacttgtatgtttgccggaacacaaatgaagtacagttttccaaaagttttcacccccagctcttaatggatcttgtttccttctggagcatcagtgaatgttcaAAActaacaagggactcatgcacaaccatcacaaaacagaaatacaGTCGTGGATCatggtaacagcacacagtattaagaacgattttaatcatttcagcatttattttgtcttgtggactaaatgtaaatcttttatttacaatatcttactcaggacagtactaaataaaaaagaacatgcatttagtatgatctctcttattttgttaaaattattaacattttcacacattctgcaaggggttcccaaacttttgcatgccactgTATGTGTGAAAAGTGTTGGACAGCTATACAGTATATCAAACACCTGTTGTAGTTTTACGTAAGCTTAATGGCTATTTAACTTTTTTCCCACCATTTTCAGTTTTCTGtaacatttatgaaacaatgcTTCACTTCCATTTTCAACTGTCGTTTGAAAGAGTAAAGAATTtccaaaattttccaaaaaagaggCAGAAACAAGTACTAATAGAATAATTTCATATACAAATGCAgcttttgagaaaaacatttttctCAACCTTTTGCTCAAAATGTTGCtttctaaatatttgtaaatataaaaataattcacaatagTAAACATTTCAAAGTCTTC
The Carassius auratus strain Wakin unplaced genomic scaffold, ASM336829v1 scaf_tig00022723, whole genome shotgun sequence DNA segment above includes these coding regions:
- the LOC113077509 gene encoding gastrula zinc finger protein XlCGF57.1-like, whose translation is MNDPEPCGIKLEDMEQQIDLIEEYEETEELMEEGEMHQVKTEETSRSPSLKNDNICFTCPQCGKGFSFKQNLDLHIKLHNGGKPYTCDQCEKIFTIKTNLIEHVKIHTAEKPHICDQCGKSFSQKGNLNEHMKIHTGERPFPCDQCEKRFTHKGNLNEHLKIHTGEKPYACDQCGKSFAHKTNFNDHMTIHTGEKPHTCAQCGKSYARKGALNDHMKIHTGVNLHTCDQCGKSFRKSGVFKVHLLTHSRERRYNCDQCGKSFFRADFLKDHLKVHTKERPHICSLCGKSFRQTSALKRHQKRHSGVKDHACSECGKAFFTDSALKVHQSVHTRETPYKCSHCDKSFKRSEYLKIHERIHTGERPYHCPSCGKSFTRKGNLNDHVKIHSGEKPHTCDHCGKSFSLKQNLKVHLRVHTGEKPHVCVQCGKSFSGKYLLNDHIKIHTGENPYACDQCGKRFTYKSNFNHHMTIHTGEKPHTCAQCGKSYARKGALNDHMKIHTGVNLHTCDQCGKSFRKSGVFKKHMLTHSRKRLYNCDQCGKSFFRADFLKNHLKVHTTEKPYVCSLCGKSFRHTSALKIHQKRHSAVKDHACSECGKAFSTIGDLKVHQSVHTPETPYKCSHCDKSFKRSEYLRKHERIHTGERPYHCIRCGKSFTHLSSLIRHKKEMHV